The Anabaena sp. WA102 genome contains a region encoding:
- a CDS encoding sulfite exporter TauE/SafE family protein produces MPNNLTLVHSLLLFSTAFIAGSLNAVAGGGSFITFPTLIFTGVSPIIANATNNTALWIAAMASAGAYRHNLHIPRRQLLILCITSLIGGGIGSIILLYTSADVFKQLLPYLLLSATLIFTFSEPLKMWLQFQSKKSSSESPPLLILVIAQLAISIYGGFFGAGLGILMLATLSFLGIKNIHTMNAFKSFLGSCINGIAIFPFMFAGLIAWHQAILMAVGGSLGGYLCAHYARRLDPRLVRIFVIVVGFSMTTYFFIRG; encoded by the coding sequence ATGCCCAACAATTTAACACTTGTCCATAGCTTGCTTCTTTTCAGTACCGCGTTTATTGCCGGGTCACTTAATGCTGTAGCGGGAGGTGGTAGTTTTATTACATTCCCCACCTTAATATTTACTGGTGTATCGCCAATTATTGCCAATGCTACAAATAATACTGCTTTATGGATTGCAGCTATGGCCAGTGCGGGTGCATATCGTCACAATTTACATATTCCGCGACGACAGCTTTTGATACTATGTATTACCAGTTTAATTGGTGGGGGAATTGGTTCTATTATTTTGTTATATACATCAGCGGATGTGTTTAAACAGCTACTTCCTTATCTGTTACTTTCAGCAACGCTGATATTTACATTTAGCGAACCCTTAAAAATGTGGCTACAATTTCAAAGCAAGAAATCATCATCAGAATCTCCACCTTTATTAATTCTCGTGATTGCACAATTAGCAATATCTATCTATGGAGGTTTTTTTGGTGCAGGTTTAGGAATTTTAATGTTAGCAACTTTAAGTTTTTTAGGTATTAAAAATATTCACACCATGAATGCTTTTAAGTCCTTTCTTGGTAGTTGTATCAACGGTATTGCTATTTTTCCTTTTATGTTCGCTGGTTTAATTGCTTGGCATCAGGCTATTTTAATGGCTGTGGGTGGTTCTCTTGGTGGTTATTTGTGCGCTCATTATGCTCGGAGATTAGACCCTCGTTTAGTGCGGATATTTGTAATTGTTGTTGGGTTTAGTATGACTACTTACTTTTTTATTAGGGGATAA
- a CDS encoding type II toxin-antitoxin system RelE/ParE family toxin: MEAQSKPLIWLHGEVKTPPFSQEARIEAGVLLRQLQEGESIGLPHSRPMSSIGTHCHELRIRDADKNWRIIYRIDDDAILIIEVFNKTTRTTSKKVMEICKKRLSKYDNDQQE; this comes from the coding sequence ATGGAAGCTCAAAGTAAACCCTTAATTTGGTTGCATGGTGAAGTTAAAACCCCACCTTTCAGTCAAGAAGCACGAATAGAAGCTGGTGTTCTGCTCAGGCAATTACAGGAAGGTGAATCCATTGGGTTGCCACATTCACGCCCTATGTCAAGTATAGGAACTCACTGTCATGAATTACGTATTCGAGATGCAGATAAAAACTGGAGGATTATTTATCGAATTGATGATGATGCAATCTTGATTATTGAAGTCTTTAATAAAACAACCAGAACAACATCCAAGAAAGTGATGGAAATTTGTAAAAAGCGATTGAGCAAATACGATAATGATCAACAGGAGTAA
- a CDS encoding bile acid:sodium symporter family protein, with translation MNEIIPILDKIAFLAFVVATMFGTGLKLTVQQIWQPLRNIRLVVLSLLTNFVLVPLFVYLLVQVIPVNEPVKDGLIIMALASGPPALPKLAQIVKGNLAFSTGLMMMLMFGTVFYMPIVLPLVLQGVEVNSWDIAKPLILMMITPLGIGLLIKATYQDIALNLQTITFKISNFGLLLGLGVRLIVHFNEIIVLLKTGVIFVCAIFIIFSFTVGYLLGGPGIDTQRVLGVGTAQRNFAAALLIGTSNFNDPNVISVIMVTSLLMMVSVLILGKKLPELDQEQGAEIKQLEV, from the coding sequence ATGAACGAAATTATCCCCATCCTTGACAAAATTGCATTTTTGGCTTTTGTTGTTGCTACTATGTTTGGTACAGGTTTAAAATTAACTGTACAACAGATTTGGCAACCTCTTCGTAATATCCGTTTGGTTGTTTTATCGCTATTAACAAATTTTGTTTTAGTGCCACTTTTTGTATATTTGCTGGTGCAAGTAATACCTGTTAATGAACCTGTGAAAGATGGTTTGATAATTATGGCATTAGCATCAGGTCCTCCAGCCTTACCTAAACTTGCCCAAATAGTTAAGGGTAATTTAGCTTTTTCTACAGGGTTAATGATGATGTTAATGTTCGGCACTGTTTTTTATATGCCAATTGTATTACCATTAGTTTTGCAAGGTGTAGAAGTCAATTCTTGGGATATTGCCAAACCTTTAATATTGATGATGATAACACCATTGGGAATTGGGTTATTAATTAAGGCAACATATCAGGATATCGCTTTAAATCTCCAAACAATTACTTTCAAAATATCTAATTTTGGATTGCTTTTAGGTTTAGGAGTGAGGTTGATAGTACACTTCAATGAAATTATTGTTTTATTGAAAACTGGAGTGATCTTTGTTTGTGCTATTTTTATTATATTCTCTTTTACTGTGGGTTATTTATTGGGTGGTCCTGGTATTGATACTCAAAGAGTTTTAGGAGTAGGAACTGCACAACGTAATTTTGCCGCAGCATTGTTAATAGGTACGAGCAATTTTAATGATCCGAATGTAATCAGTGTGATTATGGTGACAAGTTTATTAATGATGGTTTCAGTTCTAATTTTGGGTAAAAAGTTACCAGAATTAGATCAAGAACAGGGTGCGGAAATAAAGCAGCTTGAAGTTTAG
- a CDS encoding DUF2997 domain-containing protein yields MQYKQIEITIGKDGIITERIINGDGENCINLTAGLEKSLGNIESQELLPDSLRGEAIYQNPEIYVKQDDNLWLNQ; encoded by the coding sequence ATGCAATACAAACAAATTGAAATTACCATCGGTAAAGACGGAATTATCACAGAGCGAATAATTAATGGTGATGGTGAAAATTGCATTAATTTAACCGCAGGTTTAGAAAAATCTCTAGGCAATATTGAATCTCAGGAATTATTACCTGATAGCTTGCGTGGTGAAGCCATATATCAAAACCCAGAAATTTATGTTAAACAAGACGATAATTTATGGCTAAACCAGTAG
- a CDS encoding glutathione S-transferase family protein — protein sequence MSNIQLYYTKGSTFSQRTRVVLLEKGIDFTPIEIDLQHKPEGFTNISRYGKVPAIKHGDVEIYESAIINEYLEEVFPEPALLPHDPAKKAVARIWIDYANTRLVPAFNKLLRGKDTQEQEQGRREFLESLLYIEEEGLGKLSGNGPYWLGENLSLVDISFYPWFERLPVLEKLRNFTLPTETPKLQQWWENLRQRESIQQVANPTEFYVERFAKILGLTVPTA from the coding sequence ATGAGTAACATTCAACTTTATTACACTAAAGGTTCTACTTTCTCCCAAAGAACTCGTGTGGTTTTACTGGAAAAAGGAATTGATTTTACACCCATTGAAATTGATTTACAGCACAAACCAGAAGGTTTTACCAATATTTCTCGTTACGGTAAAGTTCCAGCGATTAAGCATGGAGATGTAGAAATATATGAGTCCGCAATTATCAATGAGTATTTAGAAGAAGTATTTCCTGAACCCGCTTTGTTACCTCATGATCCTGCTAAAAAAGCAGTTGCGAGAATTTGGATTGACTACGCTAATACTCGTTTAGTCCCAGCTTTTAATAAATTACTGCGTGGTAAAGATACCCAGGAACAAGAACAAGGACGAAGAGAGTTTTTAGAGTCTCTTTTATATATTGAGGAAGAAGGATTAGGTAAACTTTCTGGTAATGGTCCTTACTGGTTAGGAGAAAATCTGAGTTTAGTGGATATTAGCTTCTATCCTTGGTTTGAAAGATTACCAGTTTTAGAAAAGTTACGTAATTTTACACTGCCAACAGAAACACCCAAATTGCAGCAATGGTGGGAAAATTTGCGCCAACGTGAATCCATTCAACAAGTTGCTAATCCTACAGAATTCTATGTAGAGAGATTTGCTAAAATTCTCGGTTTAACAGTCCCAACGGCGTAA
- a CDS encoding helix-turn-helix domain-containing protein, with translation MDQAKKERLESKGWKIGTVSDFLELTTEESIFVEIKLALSKNLKERRQKLMTQSELATKISSSQPRIAKAENGDASVSIELLVRAILATGATPQDIGQVISGVK, from the coding sequence ATGGATCAAGCTAAGAAAGAACGTTTAGAATCTAAAGGCTGGAAAATTGGCACAGTTTCCGATTTTTTGGAGTTAACAACTGAAGAAAGTATCTTTGTGGAAATTAAACTAGCTCTCAGTAAAAACTTGAAGGAACGTCGCCAAAAATTGATGACTCAAAGTGAACTGGCTACTAAAATTAGCTCCAGCCAACCTCGAATTGCTAAAGCTGAAAATGGCGATGCTTCAGTTTCAATTGAATTATTAGTTCGGGCAATTTTAGCCACTGGTGCAACTCCTCAAGATATTGGCCAGGTTATTTCAGGTGTGAAGTAA
- a CDS encoding arylsulfatase gives MLNLILRAIALSLSIIFLITTSPALADTGKVLPINPPSFKGKIGITYKESTPDFPAPIKAPEKAPNVLLVLLDDVGFGQASTFGGAIETPNLTHLAEKGLRYNQFHTTALCSPTRAALLTGRNHHSVGTGVVAELASGFPGYTTILPKSAATVAEVLRQNGYNTAAFGKWHNTPDYETSAVGPFDRWPTGLGFEYFYGFLGGDTNQWSPALVENTKRIAPPTNNPDYHLTPDLVDHAISWIHSQQSIAPDKPFFTYLATGATHAPHHAPKIWIDKYQGKFNQGWDKLREETFARQKQLGVIPANAQLTPRPKELPAWDSLSPDDQKIYAHEIEVFAGFLAYTDHEVGRLINAIDQIGELDNTLVFYIVGDNGASAEGGLAGSVNELKVFNKVPESREQLLASLNDLGSPKTFNHYHAAWAWAGTTPFQWTKQIASHFGGTRNPLIIAWGDRIKDQGGLRSQFHHVIDITPTIFEAAGITAPTKVNGVKQQKIEGTSLLYTFDDPEAASERKTQYFEMFGNRAIYNNGWIAAARHPRLPWQGTINADFEKDPWELYNIDEDFSEANNLASENPEKLQKLQKLFLSEARKHKVLPLDDRLSERFDVQSRPSPAAGRTTFTYYSGAVSIPEGSAPSLKNKSFSITADVEIPESGAEGVLLTQGGRFAGWGFFLEDSKPTYVYNFANSERYIIQSSEKLASGKSTIKFNFDYDGGGVGAGGIGKLFINDQQVAEGRIEKTLPYRLALNETFDVGRDTGTPIVETYQVPFAFTGNLQKVTLNLK, from the coding sequence ATGTTAAATTTAATTTTGCGAGCGATCGCATTATCTCTTTCCATCATTTTCCTAATCACTACTAGCCCCGCACTAGCAGATACAGGAAAAGTATTACCGATTAATCCACCATCTTTTAAAGGTAAAATCGGCATTACTTACAAAGAATCAACACCGGATTTTCCTGCACCAATTAAAGCCCCGGAAAAAGCCCCCAATGTATTATTAGTATTATTGGATGATGTGGGTTTTGGGCAAGCGAGTACCTTTGGTGGTGCTATAGAAACCCCGAATTTGACTCATTTAGCGGAAAAAGGATTACGTTATAACCAATTTCACACCACAGCCCTTTGTTCACCTACCAGAGCAGCTTTATTAACTGGACGCAATCATCATTCAGTGGGTACAGGTGTAGTTGCAGAGTTAGCATCAGGCTTTCCTGGTTACACAACTATTTTACCTAAGAGCGCTGCTACTGTAGCGGAAGTATTACGGCAAAACGGCTATAACACCGCAGCTTTTGGTAAATGGCACAATACACCAGATTATGAAACTAGTGCGGTTGGACCCTTTGACCGCTGGCCAACAGGGTTAGGATTTGAGTATTTTTACGGCTTTTTGGGTGGTGATACTAACCAATGGAGTCCGGCTTTAGTCGAAAATACCAAGCGGATTGCACCACCAACCAATAATCCTGATTACCATTTGACACCAGATTTAGTAGATCATGCCATTAGCTGGATTCATTCTCAACAGTCTATAGCCCCCGATAAGCCTTTCTTTACCTATTTGGCTACAGGTGCTACCCATGCACCTCATCACGCTCCTAAAATCTGGATAGACAAGTATCAAGGCAAGTTTAATCAAGGCTGGGATAAATTACGAGAAGAAACCTTTGCCCGACAAAAACAATTGGGTGTAATTCCTGCTAATGCCCAACTTACTCCCCGTCCGAAAGAATTACCAGCGTGGGATTCCTTATCTCCAGATGATCAAAAAATCTATGCCCATGAAATAGAAGTATTTGCCGGTTTTTTAGCATATACAGACCATGAAGTAGGAAGATTAATTAATGCCATTGACCAAATCGGGGAATTAGACAATACCCTAGTTTTCTACATTGTTGGTGATAACGGTGCTAGTGCAGAAGGTGGTTTAGCAGGTAGCGTCAATGAATTAAAAGTTTTCAATAAAGTACCCGAAAGTCGAGAACAACTGTTAGCTTCTTTAAATGATTTAGGTAGTCCCAAAACCTTTAATCATTATCATGCAGCTTGGGCTTGGGCTGGTACTACTCCCTTCCAATGGACAAAGCAAATAGCTTCTCATTTTGGTGGCACTCGTAACCCCTTAATTATTGCATGGGGCGATCGCATTAAAGATCAAGGCGGACTTCGTAGCCAATTCCATCATGTCATTGATATTACGCCAACTATTTTTGAAGCTGCGGGAATTACTGCACCTACAAAAGTTAATGGTGTGAAACAACAGAAGATTGAAGGTACTAGCCTACTTTACACCTTTGATGATCCTGAAGCTGCTTCTGAGCGTAAAACTCAGTATTTTGAGATGTTCGGAAACCGGGCTATTTATAATAATGGATGGATAGCTGCGGCTCGTCATCCTCGATTACCTTGGCAGGGTACAATTAATGCTGACTTCGAGAAAGATCCTTGGGAACTATACAACATTGATGAAGATTTTAGCGAAGCGAATAACTTAGCATCTGAAAATCCAGAAAAACTGCAAAAACTGCAAAAGTTATTTTTATCAGAAGCGCGTAAACACAAAGTTTTACCATTAGATGATCGCCTTTCTGAACGTTTTGATGTCCAAAGTCGTCCTTCCCCAGCCGCAGGACGGACAACTTTTACTTACTATTCTGGTGCAGTTAGTATTCCCGAAGGTAGCGCCCCAAGTCTGAAAAATAAATCTTTTAGCATTACGGCTGATGTGGAAATTCCAGAAAGTGGTGCAGAAGGTGTTCTATTAACCCAAGGAGGACGTTTTGCTGGTTGGGGATTTTTCCTCGAAGATAGTAAACCAACTTACGTTTACAACTTTGCTAATTCCGAACGCTACATTATTCAATCTTCTGAAAAATTAGCATCAGGTAAATCAACAATCAAATTTAATTTTGATTATGACGGTGGTGGAGTTGGTGCTGGTGGAATAGGGAAGTTATTCATTAATGATCAACAGGTGGCTGAGGGTCGAATTGAAAAAACTTTACCCTACCGTTTGGCTTTAAATGAAACTTTTGATGTGGGTCGAGATACAGGTACTCCGATTGTGGAAACCTATCAAGTACCATTTGCATTCACAGGTAATTTACAGAAGGTTACTTTAAATTTGAAGTAA
- a CDS encoding transposase — protein sequence MRLKNFPEVVKTILKPLPKKDYPVLDTFSFVSVWLQYVMDKSIVSMRDLFQRLNNQGIDLKISNFSKASKKRDTQVFLEIITELNNQLRKKKGKEETQALFPIDSTIITLTSKLLWSQGYHQVKLFCGLDSLTSEVGGMVIHFGQGHDHKYGQETVEAIPSKGVGIMDRGFASSERISELKQQKNKAFVLRIKNNVTLEMLENGNCKVGKDEREVEIRVVAFCDIETKSEFRLATNLLNEGEEQVSNQEIMEIYIQRWQIELLWKFLKMHLKLDRLMTKNENGIRIQIMCCLIAYLILQLIEIPQEFGKTLLDKLRYLQSYMCQEISYVHWFRKLIWIR from the coding sequence ATGCGCTTAAAGAATTTCCCAGAAGTGGTCAAAACAATATTGAAACCATTGCCCAAAAAAGATTATCCAGTTCTGGACACATTTTCATTTGTATCAGTGTGGTTACAGTATGTCATGGATAAAAGTATAGTGAGTATGAGAGATTTATTTCAAAGACTAAATAATCAAGGGATAGATTTAAAAATATCAAATTTTTCCAAGGCAAGTAAAAAGAGAGATACTCAAGTATTTTTGGAGATAATAACTGAATTAAACAATCAACTGAGAAAGAAAAAAGGAAAGGAAGAAACCCAAGCATTATTTCCTATAGATTCAACAATTATTACATTAACAAGTAAATTATTATGGAGTCAAGGATATCATCAAGTAAAACTATTTTGTGGGTTAGATAGTTTGACATCAGAAGTTGGTGGAATGGTGATTCATTTTGGGCAAGGACATGACCATAAATATGGACAAGAAACAGTAGAAGCAATTCCGTCAAAAGGAGTAGGGATAATGGATAGAGGATTTGCATCCTCCGAAAGAATATCTGAATTAAAACAACAAAAAAATAAAGCTTTTGTCTTAAGAATTAAAAATAATGTCACTTTAGAAATGCTAGAAAATGGTAATTGTAAAGTTGGCAAAGATGAAAGAGAAGTGGAAATTAGAGTAGTAGCATTTTGTGATATAGAAACTAAGAGTGAATTTCGTTTAGCAACAAACTTATTAAATGAAGGAGAAGAGCAAGTTAGTAATCAAGAGATTATGGAAATTTACATACAAAGATGGCAAATTGAATTGTTATGGAAATTCTTAAAAATGCACCTCAAGTTAGACAGACTTATGACAAAGAATGAGAATGGAATTAGAATTCAGATAATGTGCTGTTTAATCGCTTATTTGATATTGCAACTAATAGAAATACCGCAAGAATTTGGCAAAACTTTATTAGATAAACTCCGTTATCTTCAGTCCTATATGTGTCAGGAAATAAGTTATGTTCATTGGTTTAGAAAACTTATTTGGATAAGATGA
- a CDS encoding formylglycine-generating enzyme family protein, with protein sequence MRFLILLLIQVVALISLFTNSPALADTVNPCPPGMVMISGGIFKMGADDSGFEEERTGENVTVSSFCIDKYEVTNAQFAEFVNATNYVTVAERPLSKEQFPDLPDEQRLPGSLVFQMPEPGVKQVQLLSWWHWTPGANWQHPFGTDSSITEKENYPVVHIAYEDALAYAQWAEKLLPTEAQWEYAARGGLDSATYTWGNQYSAKKANTWQGIFPFFNTKADGYVGTAKVGSFPANAYGLYDMTGNVWEWTSDWFSLGHDNKAHSVNPTGPNKSFDPKKPTETALHVIKGGSYLCAPNYCSRYRPAARESESPDTGTTHIGFRLVKNLN encoded by the coding sequence ATGCGGTTTCTAATATTGCTACTAATTCAAGTAGTTGCACTCATATCACTATTCACCAATTCACCAGCATTAGCAGATACCGTTAATCCCTGTCCTCCAGGAATGGTAATGATTTCTGGAGGTATATTCAAAATGGGAGCAGATGATTCTGGTTTTGAGGAAGAGCGAACAGGAGAAAACGTGACAGTTAGCTCCTTCTGCATTGATAAATATGAGGTAACAAACGCCCAATTTGCTGAGTTTGTCAATGCCACAAATTATGTAACAGTTGCCGAACGTCCATTATCAAAAGAACAGTTTCCTGACTTACCAGATGAGCAGCGATTACCAGGTTCTCTGGTATTTCAAATGCCCGAACCAGGAGTTAAGCAAGTTCAACTTCTCAGTTGGTGGCATTGGACACCCGGTGCTAATTGGCAGCATCCTTTTGGGACTGATAGCAGCATTACAGAGAAAGAAAACTATCCAGTTGTGCATATTGCCTACGAAGATGCTCTAGCCTACGCCCAATGGGCAGAAAAATTACTACCAACAGAAGCACAGTGGGAATACGCCGCTCGTGGTGGATTAGACAGCGCAACTTATACCTGGGGTAATCAATATTCTGCCAAAAAAGCCAATACTTGGCAGGGAATCTTTCCCTTTTTTAATACCAAAGCCGATGGTTATGTAGGAACAGCAAAAGTAGGTTCTTTTCCAGCTAATGCTTATGGACTTTACGACATGACCGGCAACGTTTGGGAATGGACTTCCGACTGGTTTAGTTTAGGACATGACAACAAAGCCCACAGCGTCAACCCCACTGGACCAAATAAAAGTTTTGACCCCAAAAAACCAACAGAAACTGCCCTTCATGTCATCAAAGGAGGCTCTTACCTATGTGCGCCAAACTATTGTAGCCGCTACCGTCCAGCAGCACGAGAATCAGAATCTCCCGATACCGGAACAACTCATATCGGCTTTCGATTAGTAAAAAACCTGAATTAA
- a CDS encoding DUF1257 domain-containing protein, with product MPKTEGRESLHNWVIGKAGIFRTIQNRELTMSHLTHIRTTIKNAEVLESVLRKMIENGLENILVGATLEKNVTTHCFENYKTIDFVIHRPQAKSHWNDSSDFGFVKLEDEFKFLNYAGANHHAEKFMRTLTFNYARENALNSLAANGFNIESISEENGEIKIIAGKWS from the coding sequence ATGCCAAAAACAGAAGGTAGAGAAAGCTTACACAATTGGGTAATAGGAAAAGCTGGTATTTTCAGAACCATTCAAAATAGGGAATTAACAATGTCACATTTAACCCACATCAGAACTACAATCAAAAACGCTGAAGTTTTAGAATCTGTGCTTAGAAAAATGATTGAGAATGGACTCGAAAATATTCTTGTTGGCGCAACCCTAGAGAAAAACGTTACTACTCACTGTTTCGAGAATTACAAAACAATTGATTTTGTTATTCATAGACCACAAGCTAAGTCTCACTGGAATGATTCTAGTGATTTCGGATTTGTGAAATTAGAAGATGAATTCAAGTTTCTCAATTACGCTGGAGCTAATCATCATGCTGAAAAATTTATGAGAACTTTAACCTTTAACTATGCCCGTGAAAATGCCTTAAATTCTCTAGCTGCTAATGGCTTTAATATTGAATCTATCTCTGAAGAAAATGGAGAGATTAAGATAATTGCTGGGAAATGGAGCTAA